The proteins below are encoded in one region of Anguilla anguilla isolate fAngAng1 chromosome 3, fAngAng1.pri, whole genome shotgun sequence:
- the sept6 gene encoding septin-6 isoform X2 — MAATEIARQAGEGARSVPLSGHVGFDSMPDQLVNKSVNHGFCFNILCVGETGLGKSTLMDTLFNTKFEGEPTQHNQPGVQLKSNTYELQESNVRLKLTVVNTVGFGDQINKEDSYKSIVEFIDAQFEAYLQEELKIKRTLHSYHDTRIHACLYFIAPTGHSLKSLDLVTMKKLDSKVNIIPIIAKSDAISKSELTKFKIKITSELVSNGVQIYQFPTDDETVAEINSTMNSHLPFAVVGSTEEVKIGNKMVKARQYPWGTVQVENESHCDFVKLREMLIRVNMEDLREQTHTRHYELYRRCKLEEMGFKDTDPDSKPFSLQETYEAKRNEFMGELQKKEEEMRQMFVQRVKEKESELKEAEKELHEKFDRLKKLHQDEKKKLEDKRKGLDDELNAFKQRKTAAELLQSQAQQAGGSTTLKREKERKNSGFL; from the exons ATGGCGGCCACTGAGATAGCACGGCAAGCG GGAGAAGGCGCACGCTCAGTCCCGCTGTCAGGCCATGTGGGTTTTGACAGCATGCCTGACCAGCTGGTCAACAAATCTGTCAATCATGGCTTCTGCTTCAACATCCTCTGTGTGG GGGAGACCGGTCTGGGGAAGTCCACTCTCATGGACACCTTGTTCAACACCAAATTCGAAGGGGAGCCCACACAGCACAACCAGCCCGGCGTCCAGCTCAAGTCCAATACCTACGAGCTGCAGGAGAGCAACGTGCGCCTCAAGCTGACCGTGGTGAACACCGTGGGTTTCGGGGACCAGATCAACAAAGAGGACAG CTATAAATCCATTGTGGAGTTCATTGACGCCCAGTTTGAGGCCTACCtccaggaggagctgaagatcAAGCGCACACTGCACAGCTACCACGACACGcgcatccacgcctgcctctaCTTCATCGCCCCCACGGGACACTCGCTCAAGTCCCTGGACCTGGTCACCATGAAGAAACTGGACAGCaag GTGAACATCATCCCCATCATCGCCAAATCAGATGCCATCTCCAAGAGCGAGCTCACCAAGTTCAAGATCAAAATCACCAGCGAGCTGGTCAGCAACGGCGTGCAGATCTACCAGTTCCCCACCGATGACGAGACGGTCGCGGAGATAAACTCCACCATGAAC AGCCATTTGCCCTTTGCAGTCGTGGGCAGCACAGAGGAGGTGAAGATCGGGAACAAGATGGTGAAGGCACGGCAGTACCCCTGGGGCACGGTTCAGG TGGAGAACGAGAGCCACTGTGACTTTGTGAAGCTGAGGGAGATGCTGATCCGGGTGAACATGGAGGACCTGCGGGAGCAGACGCACACCCGTCACTACGAGCTCTACCGCCGCTGCAAGCTGGAGGAGATGGGCTTCAAGGACACCGACCCCGACAGCAAGCCCTTCAG TCTGCAGGAGACGTACGAGGCCAAGAGGAACGAGTTCATGGGAGAGCTgcagaagaaggaggaggagatgaggcAGATGTTTGTTCAGAGAGTGAAGGAGAAGGAATCTGAACTGAAGGAGGCCGagaaagag CTGCATGAGAAGTTTGACCGTCTGAAAAAGCTGCACCAGGATGAGAAGAAGAAACTGGAGGACAAGAGAAAGGGCCTGGACGACGAGCTCAACGCCTTCAAGCAGAGGAAGACTGCTGCAGAGCTGCTGCAGTCCCAGGCACAGCAGGCAGGGGGCTCCACCACGCttaagagagaaaaggagaggaaaaa TTCAGGCTTCCTGTAG
- the sept6 gene encoding septin-6 isoform X4 has translation MAATEIARQAGEGARSVPLSGHVGFDSMPDQLVNKSVNHGFCFNILCVGETGLGKSTLMDTLFNTKFEGEPTQHNQPGVQLKSNTYELQESNVRLKLTVVNTVGFGDQINKEDSYKSIVEFIDAQFEAYLQEELKIKRTLHSYHDTRIHACLYFIAPTGHSLKSLDLVTMKKLDSKVNIIPIIAKSDAISKSELTKFKIKITSELVSNGVQIYQFPTDDETVAEINSTMNSHLPFAVVGSTEEVKIGNKMVKARQYPWGTVQVENESHCDFVKLREMLIRVNMEDLREQTHTRHYELYRRCKLEEMGFKDTDPDSKPFSLQETYEAKRNEFMGELQKKEEEMRQMFVQRVKEKESELKEAEKELHEKFDRLKKLHQDEKKKLEDKRKGLDDELNAFKQRKTAAELLQSQAQQAGGSTTLKREKERKN, from the exons ATGGCGGCCACTGAGATAGCACGGCAAGCG GGAGAAGGCGCACGCTCAGTCCCGCTGTCAGGCCATGTGGGTTTTGACAGCATGCCTGACCAGCTGGTCAACAAATCTGTCAATCATGGCTTCTGCTTCAACATCCTCTGTGTGG GGGAGACCGGTCTGGGGAAGTCCACTCTCATGGACACCTTGTTCAACACCAAATTCGAAGGGGAGCCCACACAGCACAACCAGCCCGGCGTCCAGCTCAAGTCCAATACCTACGAGCTGCAGGAGAGCAACGTGCGCCTCAAGCTGACCGTGGTGAACACCGTGGGTTTCGGGGACCAGATCAACAAAGAGGACAG CTATAAATCCATTGTGGAGTTCATTGACGCCCAGTTTGAGGCCTACCtccaggaggagctgaagatcAAGCGCACACTGCACAGCTACCACGACACGcgcatccacgcctgcctctaCTTCATCGCCCCCACGGGACACTCGCTCAAGTCCCTGGACCTGGTCACCATGAAGAAACTGGACAGCaag GTGAACATCATCCCCATCATCGCCAAATCAGATGCCATCTCCAAGAGCGAGCTCACCAAGTTCAAGATCAAAATCACCAGCGAGCTGGTCAGCAACGGCGTGCAGATCTACCAGTTCCCCACCGATGACGAGACGGTCGCGGAGATAAACTCCACCATGAAC AGCCATTTGCCCTTTGCAGTCGTGGGCAGCACAGAGGAGGTGAAGATCGGGAACAAGATGGTGAAGGCACGGCAGTACCCCTGGGGCACGGTTCAGG TGGAGAACGAGAGCCACTGTGACTTTGTGAAGCTGAGGGAGATGCTGATCCGGGTGAACATGGAGGACCTGCGGGAGCAGACGCACACCCGTCACTACGAGCTCTACCGCCGCTGCAAGCTGGAGGAGATGGGCTTCAAGGACACCGACCCCGACAGCAAGCCCTTCAG TCTGCAGGAGACGTACGAGGCCAAGAGGAACGAGTTCATGGGAGAGCTgcagaagaaggaggaggagatgaggcAGATGTTTGTTCAGAGAGTGAAGGAGAAGGAATCTGAACTGAAGGAGGCCGagaaagag CTGCATGAGAAGTTTGACCGTCTGAAAAAGCTGCACCAGGATGAGAAGAAGAAACTGGAGGACAAGAGAAAGGGCCTGGACGACGAGCTCAACGCCTTCAAGCAGAGGAAGACTGCTGCAGAGCTGCTGCAGTCCCAGGCACAGCAGGCAGGGGGCTCCACCACGCttaagagagaaaaggagaggaaaaa TTAA
- the sept6 gene encoding septin-6 isoform X3 has product MAATEIARQAGEGARSVPLSGHVGFDSMPDQLVNKSVNHGFCFNILCVGETGLGKSTLMDTLFNTKFEGEPTQHNQPGVQLKSNTYELQESNVRLKLTVVNTVGFGDQINKEDSYKSIVEFIDAQFEAYLQEELKIKRTLHSYHDTRIHACLYFIAPTGHSLKSLDLVTMKKLDSKVNIIPIIAKSDAISKSELTKFKIKITSELVSNGVQIYQFPTDDETVAEINSTMNSHLPFAVVGSTEEVKIGNKMVKARQYPWGTVQVENESHCDFVKLREMLIRVNMEDLREQTHTRHYELYRRCKLEEMGFKDTDPDSKPFSLQETYEAKRNEFMGELQKKEEEMRQMFVQRVKEKESELKEAEKELHEKFDRLKKLHQDEKKKLEDKRKGLDDELNAFKQRKTAAELLQSQAQQAGGSTTLKREKERKNFF; this is encoded by the exons ATGGCGGCCACTGAGATAGCACGGCAAGCG GGAGAAGGCGCACGCTCAGTCCCGCTGTCAGGCCATGTGGGTTTTGACAGCATGCCTGACCAGCTGGTCAACAAATCTGTCAATCATGGCTTCTGCTTCAACATCCTCTGTGTGG GGGAGACCGGTCTGGGGAAGTCCACTCTCATGGACACCTTGTTCAACACCAAATTCGAAGGGGAGCCCACACAGCACAACCAGCCCGGCGTCCAGCTCAAGTCCAATACCTACGAGCTGCAGGAGAGCAACGTGCGCCTCAAGCTGACCGTGGTGAACACCGTGGGTTTCGGGGACCAGATCAACAAAGAGGACAG CTATAAATCCATTGTGGAGTTCATTGACGCCCAGTTTGAGGCCTACCtccaggaggagctgaagatcAAGCGCACACTGCACAGCTACCACGACACGcgcatccacgcctgcctctaCTTCATCGCCCCCACGGGACACTCGCTCAAGTCCCTGGACCTGGTCACCATGAAGAAACTGGACAGCaag GTGAACATCATCCCCATCATCGCCAAATCAGATGCCATCTCCAAGAGCGAGCTCACCAAGTTCAAGATCAAAATCACCAGCGAGCTGGTCAGCAACGGCGTGCAGATCTACCAGTTCCCCACCGATGACGAGACGGTCGCGGAGATAAACTCCACCATGAAC AGCCATTTGCCCTTTGCAGTCGTGGGCAGCACAGAGGAGGTGAAGATCGGGAACAAGATGGTGAAGGCACGGCAGTACCCCTGGGGCACGGTTCAGG TGGAGAACGAGAGCCACTGTGACTTTGTGAAGCTGAGGGAGATGCTGATCCGGGTGAACATGGAGGACCTGCGGGAGCAGACGCACACCCGTCACTACGAGCTCTACCGCCGCTGCAAGCTGGAGGAGATGGGCTTCAAGGACACCGACCCCGACAGCAAGCCCTTCAG TCTGCAGGAGACGTACGAGGCCAAGAGGAACGAGTTCATGGGAGAGCTgcagaagaaggaggaggagatgaggcAGATGTTTGTTCAGAGAGTGAAGGAGAAGGAATCTGAACTGAAGGAGGCCGagaaagag CTGCATGAGAAGTTTGACCGTCTGAAAAAGCTGCACCAGGATGAGAAGAAGAAACTGGAGGACAAGAGAAAGGGCCTGGACGACGAGCTCAACGCCTTCAAGCAGAGGAAGACTGCTGCAGAGCTGCTGCAGTCCCAGGCACAGCAGGCAGGGGGCTCCACCACGCttaagagagaaaaggagaggaaaaa cttctttTAA
- the sowahd gene encoding ankyrin repeat domain-containing protein SOWAHB, with amino-acid sequence MYDSSSIPELSDRISSTAHLNSHLGGAASPMVEEEESGRDTANASGKDSHVSEICRASGDYVSLADRMSRVGTHQASIRRSRLRRQPEISEPCSIGALNTYSVSQKLLGEVTEKGSITPAMRKKYLKDLLVNNGLHSGLGSLLLSSSASSKDCDHDAPYSTEESNTSSAFWVLDPMEHAWMLSIVDGNFDTIVDYLSEDFSLLTRKDFVSGFTVVHWLAKNGRDETLVKLFKYAEREGFPVNVNLKASGGLTPLHVAAMHGQYMVIKILVGAFGADVEVMDYSGRRAWQYLKTNAPAEMRELLDGKDEYEHGTVGYHNANSGSAAQNSNSDAKGEEVEVDSFVRRNNRSMFGSFRKFLSPVIHFVNSSMRNPMGTDS; translated from the coding sequence ATGTATGACAGCTCTAGCATCCCAGAGCTGTCAGATAGGATCAGCTCTACCGCTCATTTGAATTCCCATTTGGGCGGAGCAGCATCGCCGATGGTTGAGGAGGAGGAATCTGGACGCGATACAGCGAATGCCAGTGGAAAAGACTCCCACGTTTCAGAAATCTGCAGGGCGTCTGGAGACTATGTCAGTCTCGCTGACCGTATGTCTAGGGTTGGGACTCATCAAGCTTCGATACGCCGGTCGAGGCTGCGAAGGCAACCGGAGATAAGTGAGCCCTGCTCCATCGGTGCGCTGAACACTTACAGTGTTTCGCAAAAACTATTAGGGGAAGTAACAGAGAAGGGCTCCATTACTCCCGCCATGCGAAAGAAATACTTAAAGGACCTTCTTGTAAACAACGGTTTGCACAGTGGTCTCGGAAGCCTATTACTCTCATCCAGCGCATCTTCTAAAGACTGTGATCACGACGCACCTTATAGCACAGAAGAAAGCAACACCAGCAGCGCATTCTGGGTTTTGGACCCCATGGAGCATGCGTGGATGCTGTCGATTGTGGATGGAAATTTTGACACCATAGTGGATTATCTCTCAGAGGATTTCAGTTTGTTGACTAGAAAGGATTTCGTCAGTGGTTTCACCGTGGTCCACTGGCTAGCAAAGAACGGCAGGGATGAAACACTGGTAAAGCTGTTCAAGTACGCTGAAAGGGAGGGGTTCCCAGTGAATGTAAACTTAAAAGCAAGCGGAGGCCTCACCCCCCTTCACGTGGCTGCGATGCACGGTCAGTACATGGTGATTAAAATTTTGGTCGGCGCGTTTGGTGCCGATGTGGAGGTCATGGATTACAGTGGCAGAAGAGCGTGGCAGTACCTGAAGACCAACGCCCCTGCGGAGATGAGGGAGCTATTGGACGGGAAGGACGAGTATGAGCATGGGACAGTTGGGTATCACAATGCCAACAGCGGGAGTGCTGCACAAAACTCCAACAGTGACGCTAAAGGAGAGGAGGTCGAGGTAGACTCGTTTGTAAGGAGAAATAACCGTTCGATGTTTGGGTCTTTCAGAAAGTTCCTGTCACCGGTAATACATTTTGTCAACAGCAGCATGAGAAACCCTATGGGCACTGACTCCTAA
- the rpl39 gene encoding 60S ribosomal protein L39, which yields MSSHKTFRIKRFLAKKQKQNRPIPQWIRMKTGNKIRYNSKRRHWRRTKLGL from the exons ATG TCTTCCCACAAGACTTTCAGGATCAAACGCTTTCTAGCGAAGAAGCAGAAACAGAACCGACCTATCCCACAGTGGATCAGAATGAAGACTGGCAACAAAATCAG GTACAACTCCAAGAGAAGGCACTGGAGGAGGAccaaactgggcttgtaa
- the sept6 gene encoding septin-6 isoform X1, whose protein sequence is MAATEIARQAGEGARSVPLSGHVGFDSMPDQLVNKSVNHGFCFNILCVGETGLGKSTLMDTLFNTKFEGEPTQHNQPGVQLKSNTYELQESNVRLKLTVVNTVGFGDQINKEDSYKSIVEFIDAQFEAYLQEELKIKRTLHSYHDTRIHACLYFIAPTGHSLKSLDLVTMKKLDSKVNIIPIIAKSDAISKSELTKFKIKITSELVSNGVQIYQFPTDDETVAEINSTMNSHLPFAVVGSTEEVKIGNKMVKARQYPWGTVQVENESHCDFVKLREMLIRVNMEDLREQTHTRHYELYRRCKLEEMGFKDTDPDSKPFSLQETYEAKRNEFMGELQKKEEEMRQMFVQRVKEKESELKEAEKELHEKFDRLKKLHQDEKKKLEDKRKGLDDELNAFKQRKTAAELLQSQAQQAGGSTTLKREKERKNNPWLCTE, encoded by the exons ATGGCGGCCACTGAGATAGCACGGCAAGCG GGAGAAGGCGCACGCTCAGTCCCGCTGTCAGGCCATGTGGGTTTTGACAGCATGCCTGACCAGCTGGTCAACAAATCTGTCAATCATGGCTTCTGCTTCAACATCCTCTGTGTGG GGGAGACCGGTCTGGGGAAGTCCACTCTCATGGACACCTTGTTCAACACCAAATTCGAAGGGGAGCCCACACAGCACAACCAGCCCGGCGTCCAGCTCAAGTCCAATACCTACGAGCTGCAGGAGAGCAACGTGCGCCTCAAGCTGACCGTGGTGAACACCGTGGGTTTCGGGGACCAGATCAACAAAGAGGACAG CTATAAATCCATTGTGGAGTTCATTGACGCCCAGTTTGAGGCCTACCtccaggaggagctgaagatcAAGCGCACACTGCACAGCTACCACGACACGcgcatccacgcctgcctctaCTTCATCGCCCCCACGGGACACTCGCTCAAGTCCCTGGACCTGGTCACCATGAAGAAACTGGACAGCaag GTGAACATCATCCCCATCATCGCCAAATCAGATGCCATCTCCAAGAGCGAGCTCACCAAGTTCAAGATCAAAATCACCAGCGAGCTGGTCAGCAACGGCGTGCAGATCTACCAGTTCCCCACCGATGACGAGACGGTCGCGGAGATAAACTCCACCATGAAC AGCCATTTGCCCTTTGCAGTCGTGGGCAGCACAGAGGAGGTGAAGATCGGGAACAAGATGGTGAAGGCACGGCAGTACCCCTGGGGCACGGTTCAGG TGGAGAACGAGAGCCACTGTGACTTTGTGAAGCTGAGGGAGATGCTGATCCGGGTGAACATGGAGGACCTGCGGGAGCAGACGCACACCCGTCACTACGAGCTCTACCGCCGCTGCAAGCTGGAGGAGATGGGCTTCAAGGACACCGACCCCGACAGCAAGCCCTTCAG TCTGCAGGAGACGTACGAGGCCAAGAGGAACGAGTTCATGGGAGAGCTgcagaagaaggaggaggagatgaggcAGATGTTTGTTCAGAGAGTGAAGGAGAAGGAATCTGAACTGAAGGAGGCCGagaaagag CTGCATGAGAAGTTTGACCGTCTGAAAAAGCTGCACCAGGATGAGAAGAAGAAACTGGAGGACAAGAGAAAGGGCCTGGACGACGAGCTCAACGCCTTCAAGCAGAGGAAGACTGCTGCAGAGCTGCTGCAGTCCCAGGCACAGCAGGCAGGGGGCTCCACCACGCttaagagagaaaaggagaggaaaaa TAATCCCTGGCTCTGCACTGAGTAG